One window from the genome of Erwinia sorbitola encodes:
- a CDS encoding ATP-binding protein, producing MSDMLQRPPAAVLYAAELARLKQDDSGPRPPGWQLSLPAARAFILGDTAQDISTKVVTSVASVERMLVTLATGRGLMLVGEPGTAKSLLSELLATAISGDAGLTIQGGASVTEDQIKYGWNYALLINQGPSTEALVPAPLYQGMRDGKIVRFEEITRAPLEVQDCLLGMLSDRVMVVPELHGDDSQMYAREGFNIIATANTRDRGVNEMSAALKRRFDFETVFPIMNFQQELELVASASSRLLTHSGIPHKVPDAVLELLVQTFRDLRSSGERKSAMDSLTAIMSTAEAVNVAHAVGVRAWFLQQRAGEPADLVECIGGTIVKDNEEDRARLRRYFEQRAGSRKEPHWQAYYQARHRLP from the coding sequence ATGTCTGACATGTTACAGCGTCCCCCGGCTGCCGTACTTTACGCCGCTGAACTGGCGCGGCTCAAGCAGGATGACAGCGGCCCACGGCCCCCCGGCTGGCAGCTGAGTTTACCGGCTGCGCGGGCGTTTATTCTGGGGGATACTGCGCAGGATATCAGTACAAAAGTGGTGACATCAGTTGCCAGCGTCGAACGCATGCTGGTTACCCTCGCCACCGGGCGCGGGCTGATGCTGGTCGGCGAACCGGGTACCGCAAAGTCGCTGCTGTCGGAGCTGCTGGCCACCGCTATCAGCGGCGATGCCGGGCTGACTATCCAGGGTGGCGCATCGGTGACAGAGGATCAGATCAAATATGGCTGGAACTATGCCCTGCTGATCAACCAGGGTCCGTCCACCGAAGCGCTGGTACCGGCACCACTTTATCAGGGGATGCGCGACGGTAAAATCGTTCGATTTGAGGAGATCACCCGCGCACCGCTGGAAGTACAGGACTGCCTGCTGGGGATGCTATCCGACCGTGTAATGGTGGTGCCGGAACTGCATGGCGATGACAGCCAGATGTATGCCCGCGAAGGCTTTAATATTATCGCCACCGCTAATACCCGCGATCGTGGCGTTAACGAGATGAGCGCTGCGCTTAAACGGCGCTTTGATTTCGAGACCGTGTTTCCGATCATGAACTTCCAGCAGGAACTGGAGCTGGTTGCCAGTGCCTCGTCCCGGCTGCTTACACACAGCGGTATCCCACATAAAGTGCCTGATGCCGTGCTGGAACTGCTGGTGCAAACCTTCCGCGATCTGCGCAGCAGCGGAGAGAGAAAAAGCGCAATGGACAGCCTGACTGCCATTATGTCTACCGCTGAGGCGGTGAACGTGGCGCATGCGGTAGGCGTTCGCGCCTGGTTTCTGCAACAGCGTGCCGGTGAACCAGCGGATCTCGTGGAGTGCATCGGCGGCACCATCGTCAAAGATAATGAAGAGGATCGTGCACGCCTGCGGCGCTATTTTGAACAGCGCGCAGGCAGCCGTAAAGAGCCGCACTGGCAGGCCTATTATCAGGCGCGCCACCGGCTGCCATGA
- a CDS encoding vWA domain-containing protein — translation MPEFSDILTSRELQRWRLMLGDTADESLGGLDEHARAVDNALEWLYGRDPQRIQRGERHGGSGGSQLTTPEWINAIHQLFPAEVIERLESDAVLRFGIDDVVTNIEVLERIVPSEGLLRAVLHTKHLMNPQVLQAARRLVREVVEQIMARLVTEVRQAFSGTRDRRRRSPVAIARNFDFKGTLRDNLHRWDAQRGRLYIESPVFISRVKRHSEKWQLILLVDQSGSMVDSVIHSAVMAACLWQLPGIRTHLVAFDTSVVDLTADVQDPVDLLMKVQLGGGTDIGKAVQYARQLIEQPEKSAIVLVSDFFEGGSPSLLVNEVRKSVQSGSKVLGLAALDSKAAPSYDRDMARRLVNAGAQIAAMTPGELAAWLAENLQS, via the coding sequence ATGCCTGAATTCTCCGATATATTAACCAGCCGGGAGCTGCAACGCTGGCGGCTGATGCTTGGCGACACTGCGGATGAGAGTCTCGGCGGCCTTGATGAACATGCCCGGGCTGTAGATAACGCGCTGGAGTGGCTGTATGGCCGCGATCCCCAGCGCATTCAGCGTGGTGAACGTCATGGCGGGAGCGGAGGATCCCAGCTCACCACCCCGGAATGGATCAATGCGATTCATCAGCTGTTTCCTGCGGAGGTGATCGAAAGGCTGGAGAGCGATGCGGTATTGCGTTTCGGCATTGATGATGTGGTGACCAATATTGAGGTTCTGGAGCGTATTGTTCCCTCTGAAGGGCTGCTGCGCGCTGTGCTGCATACCAAACATCTGATGAATCCCCAGGTTTTACAGGCCGCGCGCCGTCTGGTTCGTGAGGTTGTGGAGCAGATCATGGCGCGGCTGGTGACCGAAGTACGCCAGGCCTTTTCCGGCACCCGCGACCGCCGCCGTCGCTCTCCTGTCGCCATTGCGCGCAATTTTGACTTCAAAGGCACGCTGCGCGACAACCTTCATCGCTGGGATGCGCAGCGCGGAAGGCTCTATATCGAATCACCGGTATTTATCAGCCGCGTAAAACGTCACAGCGAAAAATGGCAGCTGATCCTGCTGGTCGATCAGAGTGGTTCAATGGTGGATTCGGTCATCCATTCGGCAGTGATGGCGGCCTGCCTTTGGCAGCTGCCGGGGATCCGCACCCATCTGGTGGCCTTTGATACCAGCGTAGTTGACCTGACTGCGGACGTGCAGGATCCGGTAGATCTGCTGATGAAAGTTCAGCTCGGAGGGGGAACCGATATCGGCAAAGCGGTGCAGTATGCCCGGCAGCTGATTGAGCAACCGGAGAAGAGCGCCATTGTGCTGGTCAGCGACTTCTTCGAGGGTGGATCGCCCTCGCTGCTGGTCAATGAGGTGAGAAAGTCCGTGCAGAGCGGCAGTAAAGTGCTGGGACTGGCAGCGCTGGACAGTAAAGCCGCTCCGAGCTACGACCGTGATATGGCCCGGCGGCTGGTCAATGCCGGCGCACAGATTGCCGCTATGACGCCGGGTGAGCTGGCAGCGTGGCTGGCGGAGAATTTGCAATCATGA
- a CDS encoding DUF4132 domain-containing protein, translating to MTTLIYQDEKSHKFWTIEQKKQELHLSWGRVGTQGQSQIKSFEDDEQAKKACEKLIKEKSRKGYMAPGNEASAPSATNTVVAATSASVVPKTQAKTSPPVTADDLPSAHTATTPLSVNTPVWLSEADTIALPQKLSVLALSHRDRPLPPAGKVEEPAEQLRRLKILSQETKKNGGLTLDGSSCDGNWQQAIAAAQRCLANAEALPQDSPMAGAVMLKINQSYGGREAALLIDAIVASYGLDYAVEMIIASTQIGLNRDYHSRGVSIHPADTPPAGYQQNIVDHELRLRWHLSAAQPEVWQRCADCLLAALPQIPLWRQPLVALLLPERPELANGIIQRAAGDRELCALEWLKVTATDPEALQALEQYQALDVFDSWYYGEIVTSTLLLEQGVCALPRLTPYAHGDRCGEVVMHVNHPQALAMLIGAAGKGKRCYERAAKASKRFPHAAFAALVQLLNGKEDALWRTQLHALLHNQPQLAAEVTPWLTAEEQALVSGSQQRLFVKTDSASADMLPAILVAPPWISKKKTGAIPELALAVQPVAPVFEGVAADQLAMWSHHRKLKIAGLKTEEILARLGFNTWNKSLPETTVQAWEEDNYTQLIADWATNHPHYAGDWNLYILPQLPREKALGLWSVLSSEHHTGIAPVMSHFGLDALPGFINSVARQPQEALPVAIAVGSTDLAPLIARAYSKLKTLREDARRWLLKYPQHAVAGLLPVAFGKAGEARDNARLALRLLLDNGHQALLEEVAGRYQQPEVLAAVNALVQLDPLDDFPAKRPALPDFWQPVLWTRPQLHNGKTLPEEALTHLGTMLRFPTENGLYPGLEQVKKICTPASLAAFAWDLYTAWMAASAPPKESWAFSTLGLFGNDDIARQLTPLIRSWPGESQHKRAVAGLDILADIGSDLALMQLNGIAQKLKFKALQERAREKISQIAEKRALSVAELEDRLAPDLGLDDNGSLLLDFGPRQFNVSFDETLKPFVRDGSGSRLKDLPKPNKSDDVELAAEAVNRYKLLKKDARTIASQQVARLESAMCQRRRWTEAQFNQFLVGHPLIGHLTRRLVWGAYDADDQLLNCFRVAEDNSYSTADDDLFTLPHNATQIGIPHILEMPAEDAAAFGQLFADYELLPPFRQLDRNRYLLSAEEQKSTDLQRWQGRLCPSGRLAGLTSKGWLRGVPQDAGWICWMLKPMGNMTLVLEMGEGLGVGMAPDEFNKEQTLASIWLWHGDAHQYGWGQQHPQKHPFSRLHPVTASEMLSDIDALFD from the coding sequence ATGACTACCTTGATTTATCAGGATGAAAAATCCCACAAATTCTGGACAATCGAACAAAAAAAACAGGAACTCCATCTTAGCTGGGGACGTGTGGGAACTCAGGGTCAAAGCCAGATAAAAAGCTTTGAAGACGATGAACAGGCAAAAAAAGCGTGCGAGAAGTTAATAAAAGAGAAGAGCCGCAAAGGCTACATGGCACCAGGCAATGAGGCTTCAGCGCCCAGCGCTACCAACACCGTTGTTGCTGCCACGTCCGCTAGCGTGGTGCCAAAAACTCAGGCAAAAACATCCCCTCCTGTAACTGCTGATGATCTGCCCTCTGCCCATACCGCGACAACGCCACTAAGTGTCAACACCCCCGTATGGCTGAGTGAAGCAGACACTATCGCGCTGCCGCAGAAACTGTCTGTACTGGCGTTAAGCCATCGTGACAGGCCGCTTCCTCCCGCAGGGAAAGTTGAAGAGCCAGCGGAACAGCTGCGTCGTCTGAAGATACTGAGCCAGGAAACGAAAAAGAACGGCGGCCTGACTCTGGATGGAAGCAGCTGTGACGGCAACTGGCAGCAGGCGATTGCCGCAGCTCAGAGATGCCTTGCCAACGCAGAGGCGCTGCCGCAGGACTCACCGATGGCTGGCGCAGTTATGCTGAAAATCAATCAGAGCTATGGCGGGCGTGAAGCCGCGCTGCTGATCGATGCCATCGTCGCCAGCTATGGTCTGGACTATGCCGTAGAGATGATCATCGCCAGCACGCAAATCGGCCTTAATCGTGATTACCACAGCCGTGGCGTTTCGATCCATCCGGCAGATACCCCCCCTGCCGGTTATCAGCAAAATATCGTCGATCATGAATTACGTCTGCGATGGCACCTCTCCGCCGCGCAGCCCGAGGTATGGCAACGCTGTGCCGATTGCCTGCTCGCCGCTCTGCCGCAGATCCCGCTATGGCGCCAGCCGCTGGTAGCGCTGCTGCTGCCTGAACGCCCCGAACTGGCCAACGGGATTATTCAGCGAGCTGCCGGTGACCGCGAACTCTGTGCGCTGGAGTGGCTGAAAGTCACTGCCACTGACCCGGAGGCGCTGCAAGCGCTGGAACAATACCAGGCACTGGATGTGTTTGATAGCTGGTATTACGGGGAAATAGTGACCAGTACGCTACTGCTGGAGCAGGGCGTGTGCGCTCTGCCCCGGTTAACCCCCTATGCCCACGGCGACCGCTGTGGCGAGGTGGTGATGCACGTTAATCACCCGCAGGCGCTGGCGATGTTAATCGGGGCAGCCGGTAAGGGTAAACGCTGTTACGAACGCGCTGCTAAAGCCAGCAAGCGCTTCCCGCACGCCGCATTTGCTGCACTGGTACAGCTGCTGAATGGCAAAGAGGATGCCCTGTGGCGAACTCAGCTGCATGCCCTGCTGCATAACCAGCCACAGCTGGCGGCAGAGGTTACCCCCTGGCTTACCGCTGAAGAACAGGCGCTGGTCTCCGGCAGCCAGCAACGGCTGTTTGTAAAAACCGACAGTGCCAGCGCCGATATGCTGCCTGCGATACTGGTTGCTCCGCCGTGGATCAGTAAGAAAAAAACGGGAGCTATTCCAGAGCTGGCACTAGCTGTACAGCCGGTAGCGCCTGTGTTTGAAGGTGTTGCTGCGGATCAGCTGGCGATGTGGTCACATCACCGCAAGCTGAAAATTGCCGGTCTCAAAACAGAAGAGATCCTCGCCCGCCTCGGCTTTAATACATGGAATAAATCGCTGCCGGAAACCACTGTGCAGGCGTGGGAAGAGGATAACTATACTCAGCTGATTGCCGACTGGGCAACCAATCACCCGCACTATGCTGGCGACTGGAATCTCTATATTTTACCTCAGCTACCCCGCGAAAAAGCCCTCGGTCTGTGGAGCGTTCTCAGCAGTGAGCACCACACGGGTATCGCGCCGGTGATGTCACATTTCGGCCTCGACGCGCTGCCCGGATTTATCAACAGCGTAGCCCGTCAGCCTCAGGAGGCGCTGCCGGTGGCAATTGCTGTGGGCAGTACCGATCTGGCACCGCTTATCGCCCGTGCTTATTCTAAACTGAAAACTCTGCGCGAGGATGCGCGCCGCTGGCTGCTGAAATATCCGCAACATGCTGTGGCCGGTCTGTTACCGGTGGCCTTCGGCAAAGCGGGAGAAGCCCGGGATAATGCCCGTCTGGCCCTGCGGCTGCTGCTGGACAACGGGCATCAGGCGCTGCTTGAAGAGGTTGCCGGGCGCTATCAGCAGCCGGAAGTGCTGGCAGCGGTAAACGCGTTAGTGCAGCTCGATCCGCTGGACGATTTCCCGGCAAAACGCCCTGCGCTGCCGGATTTCTGGCAGCCGGTGCTGTGGACTCGCCCGCAGCTGCATAACGGTAAAACACTGCCTGAAGAGGCCCTGACGCATCTCGGCACTATGCTACGTTTTCCGACGGAAAATGGCCTTTATCCGGGACTTGAACAGGTTAAAAAAATCTGTACTCCAGCTTCCCTGGCTGCCTTTGCCTGGGATCTCTACACTGCGTGGATGGCTGCCTCCGCCCCACCGAAAGAGAGCTGGGCCTTCAGTACCCTCGGGCTGTTTGGTAATGATGACATCGCCCGTCAGCTTACGCCGCTGATCCGCAGCTGGCCCGGTGAATCCCAGCATAAACGCGCTGTTGCCGGCCTCGATATTCTGGCGGATATTGGCTCAGATCTGGCGCTGATGCAGCTTAACGGCATTGCACAAAAGCTGAAGTTTAAAGCTCTTCAGGAACGGGCACGGGAGAAAATCAGCCAAATCGCCGAGAAACGCGCACTGAGTGTCGCGGAACTGGAGGATCGTCTGGCCCCGGATCTCGGGCTGGATGATAACGGCTCGCTCCTGCTCGATTTTGGCCCACGCCAGTTCAACGTTAGCTTTGATGAGACGCTGAAACCCTTTGTACGTGACGGCAGCGGCAGCCGTCTGAAAGATCTGCCGAAACCAAACAAGAGTGATGATGTTGAACTCGCCGCTGAAGCGGTCAATCGCTATAAGTTACTGAAAAAAGATGCGCGCACCATCGCCAGTCAGCAGGTTGCTCGCCTGGAAAGCGCCATGTGCCAGCGCCGCCGCTGGACGGAAGCGCAGTTTAATCAGTTCCTGGTGGGCCATCCGCTCATCGGTCACCTGACCCGGCGGCTGGTATGGGGGGCCTATGATGCCGATGACCAACTGCTGAACTGCTTCCGCGTGGCGGAAGACAACAGCTACAGCACCGCCGATGATGATCTCTTCACCCTGCCGCACAACGCCACGCAGATTGGCATCCCACATATTCTTGAGATGCCGGCTGAAGATGCCGCCGCCTTTGGTCAGCTGTTTGCTGACTATGAGCTGCTGCCGCCGTTCCGTCAGCTGGATCGTAACCGTTATCTGTTGAGCGCTGAAGAGCAAAAATCCACTGATTTGCAGCGCTGGCAGGGCAGGCTTTGCCCGAGTGGCCGTCTTGCCGGGTTGACCAGCAAAGGCTGGCTGCGCGGTGTGCCACAGGATGCGGGCTGGATCTGCTGGATGCTCAAACCGATGGGAAATATGACGCTGGTACTGGAAATGGGAGAAGGCCTGGGCGTGGGCATGGCACCGGATGAATTTAACAAGGAGCAGACGCTGGCCAGTATCTGGCTGTGGCACGGCGATGCACACCAGTACGGCTGGGGACAGCAGCATCCGCAGAAGCATCCTTTTTCGCGTTTGCATCCCGTCACTGCCAGTGAAATGCTGAGTGATATTGATGCGCTGTTTGACTAA
- a CDS encoding DUF5682 family protein: protein MTTPPLSAAELFPSPGEPLILGIRHHSPACARLVQRSIEQLRPAWVLIEGPADFNQRLDELLLPHQLPIAIYSYCQFQEQDAPGVGAWTPFAEWSPEWQALHAARRCSADIRFIDLPVWAHASDDEADDDSQHYQQRQQAMIEACGMESSDALWDHLFEDESQQRELPAALNLWFRQLRDGCSGSVQDRQREAYMARWIAWAMAQDSGPVLVICGGWHAPVLTSLWRGYAESTEPPAPEAVISGAVTGSYLTPYSEKRLDVLAGYLSGMPAPVWQQWCWQYGQRQAGERLLERVFTVLRRQHLPASTADMANAMTQALALAALRGHRLPLRNDWLDALAGSLIKEALNTPLPWSYRGPLQAGTDPIAIVLIDVLAGHRFGVLAADTPQPPLPRDVANELKRAGITLPVTLTLNRFDTPGLLQSQVLHRLNVLEIPGISCLLGTTLALSGDGEEQWALTQPLQQHAALIEAARYGATLEEAARNRLESALADASGIAALAHWLQRAALAGLSSFSQQLLAQLEQQIALESQFEEMGPALEILYALWRHDTLNGMRDAAILLTTLRAAIERTLWLSESTGLIDPTQINAHLHSWQALCHILRDEQNNPQQHDGLVLLPRALAVLERRFCAADASALSRGAALGALIRLEHASADAQAAIMLLEGLPAARLGEALHGLIALARHQLASHPAFIAGFNRQLEQLADDEFIAALPDLRAAMAWLPPRERKALARQVLEHFQISHLPEHLLQQPLPEACSAALYLRHQQQEQRTADQLRAWGIL from the coding sequence ATGACAACTCCGCCCCTCTCCGCTGCGGAGTTATTCCCGTCTCCCGGTGAACCGCTGATCCTCGGTATCCGCCATCACAGTCCCGCCTGCGCCAGGCTGGTTCAGCGCAGTATTGAACAGTTACGTCCGGCCTGGGTACTGATTGAAGGGCCTGCTGATTTCAATCAGCGGCTTGATGAGCTGCTGCTGCCGCATCAGCTGCCCATCGCCATCTACAGCTACTGCCAGTTTCAGGAGCAGGATGCCCCCGGTGTTGGCGCCTGGACGCCGTTTGCCGAGTGGTCACCGGAATGGCAGGCGCTGCATGCGGCGCGACGGTGCAGTGCTGATATCCGCTTTATCGATTTGCCGGTATGGGCGCACGCCAGCGATGACGAGGCTGACGACGACAGCCAGCACTATCAGCAGCGCCAGCAGGCAATGATTGAAGCCTGCGGAATGGAGAGCAGCGATGCGCTATGGGATCATCTGTTTGAGGACGAGTCTCAGCAGCGTGAGTTACCTGCGGCACTGAACCTGTGGTTCCGGCAGCTGCGTGACGGGTGCAGCGGCAGCGTACAGGATCGGCAGCGCGAGGCCTATATGGCGCGCTGGATCGCCTGGGCCATGGCTCAGGACAGCGGCCCGGTGCTGGTTATTTGCGGCGGCTGGCATGCGCCGGTTCTCACCAGCCTCTGGCGGGGATATGCAGAATCGACTGAGCCTCCTGCCCCTGAGGCAGTGATTTCCGGCGCGGTTACCGGCAGCTATCTGACGCCCTACAGCGAAAAACGACTGGACGTGCTGGCGGGCTATCTCTCGGGTATGCCCGCTCCGGTATGGCAACAGTGGTGCTGGCAATACGGCCAGCGGCAGGCCGGGGAGCGTCTGCTGGAGAGAGTTTTCACCGTGCTGCGCCGCCAGCATCTGCCCGCCTCCACGGCGGATATGGCTAACGCCATGACTCAGGCATTAGCACTGGCGGCGCTGCGCGGGCACCGGCTGCCGCTGCGGAATGACTGGCTGGATGCGCTGGCAGGCAGCCTGATTAAAGAGGCGCTGAATACCCCGCTGCCATGGAGCTATCGCGGGCCATTGCAGGCTGGTACCGACCCGATCGCGATCGTGCTAATTGATGTGCTGGCAGGTCATCGTTTTGGCGTACTGGCCGCCGATACGCCGCAGCCGCCGTTACCGCGAGATGTCGCTAACGAGCTGAAACGGGCAGGGATCACACTGCCCGTCACGCTGACGTTAAATCGTTTTGATACCCCGGGGCTGCTTCAGAGCCAGGTGCTGCACCGGCTGAATGTGCTGGAGATCCCCGGCATTAGCTGCCTGTTGGGTACTACGCTGGCGCTTTCCGGCGACGGCGAAGAGCAGTGGGCGTTGACTCAACCATTGCAGCAGCACGCCGCGCTAATTGAAGCAGCACGCTACGGCGCAACTCTTGAAGAGGCCGCGCGCAACCGGCTGGAGTCGGCGCTGGCAGACGCCAGCGGTATCGCTGCGCTGGCACACTGGCTGCAACGTGCCGCGCTCGCCGGTCTGTCCTCATTCAGCCAGCAACTGCTGGCGCAGCTGGAACAGCAGATCGCGCTGGAAAGTCAGTTTGAAGAGATGGGGCCAGCGCTGGAGATCCTCTACGCGCTGTGGCGTCACGATACCCTTAACGGGATGCGCGATGCTGCGATCCTGCTGACCACCCTGCGCGCGGCCATTGAACGTACGCTGTGGCTATCGGAGTCCACCGGGTTGATTGACCCGACGCAAATCAATGCCCATCTGCACAGCTGGCAGGCGCTGTGCCACATTCTGCGCGATGAACAAAATAATCCTCAGCAGCACGACGGGCTGGTACTGCTGCCCCGTGCGCTGGCGGTACTGGAACGCCGCTTTTGTGCCGCTGATGCCAGCGCCCTGAGCCGTGGCGCAGCGCTGGGGGCGTTAATTCGTCTGGAACACGCCAGCGCTGATGCCCAGGCGGCAATCATGCTGCTGGAGGGGCTGCCAGCGGCACGTTTAGGGGAAGCGCTGCACGGGCTGATCGCGCTGGCCCGTCATCAGCTGGCCTCACATCCGGCTTTCATCGCCGGGTTTAACCGGCAGCTGGAACAGCTGGCAGACGATGAGTTTATCGCCGCCCTGCCCGATCTGCGCGCCGCAATGGCCTGGCTGCCCCCGCGTGAGCGGAAGGCTCTGGCGCGTCAGGTGCTGGAACACTTCCAGATCTCACACCTGCCGGAGCATCTGTTACAGCAACCGCTGCCAGAAGCCTGCTCTGCCGCCCTGTATCTTCGCCACCAGCAGCAGGAACAACGCACAGCCGACCAGCTGCGCGCCTGGGGCATACTCTGA
- the topA gene encoding type I DNA topoisomerase, which yields MGKALVIVESPAKAKTINKYLGNDYVVKSSVGHIRDLPTSGSTVKKSADSTTSKTTKKVKKDEKTALVNRMGVDPYHGWEANYQILPGKEKVVAELKALAEKADHIYLATDLDREGEAIAWHLREVIGGDESRYSRVVFNEITKNAIRQAFEKPGELNIDRVNAQQARRFMDRVVGYMVSPLLWKKVARGLSAGRVQSVAVRLVVEREREIKAFVPEEYWDLNADLTTPKGVDLPMQVTHQGDKPFRPVNREQTYAAVSLLEKARYMVVDREDKPTSSKPGAPFITSTLQQAASTRLGFGVKKTMMMAQRLYEAGHITYMRTDSTNLSQDAVSMVRGYIEDEFGNKYLPKAANVYSSKDNSQEAHEAIRPSDVKVQSEQLKDMEADAQKLYQLIWRQFVACQMMPAQYDSTTLTVEAADFKLKAKGRTLRFDGWTRVMAALRKGDEDRVLPDVEVGSELSLQQLLPSQHFTKPPARFSEASLVRELEKRGIGRPSTYASIISTIQDRGYVKVESRRFYAEKMGEIVTDRLEESFRELMNYDFTAHMEDNLDKVAKNEAQWKAVLDQFFSEFSEQLAQAEKDPEEGGMQPNQMVLTSIECPTCSRQMGIRTASTGVFLGCSGYALPPKERCKQTINLIPENEVLNILEGDDAETNALRARRRCQKCGTAMDSYLIDPQRKLHVCGNNPECDGYEIEQGEFRIKGYDGPIVECEKCGSEMHLKMGRFGKYMSCTNDDCKNTRKILRSGEVAPPKEDPVPLPELPCEKSDAYFVLRDGAAGVFLAANTFPKSRETRAPQVEELQRFRDRLPEKLRYLADAPATDDEGNKAIVRFSRKTKQQYVSTEKDGKATGWTAFYVDGKWEVTKK from the coding sequence ATGGGAAAAGCTCTCGTAATAGTTGAGTCCCCGGCAAAAGCCAAAACGATCAATAAATATCTCGGAAATGACTACGTGGTGAAATCCAGCGTAGGTCATATCCGTGATTTGCCGACCAGTGGATCAACAGTTAAAAAGAGCGCTGACTCTACAACCAGTAAAACAACAAAAAAGGTCAAAAAAGACGAAAAGACGGCGTTAGTTAACCGTATGGGCGTCGACCCTTATCACGGCTGGGAAGCGAATTATCAAATCCTGCCAGGTAAGGAAAAAGTTGTCGCTGAACTTAAGGCGCTGGCTGAGAAAGCTGACCATATCTATCTCGCAACGGATCTCGACCGCGAAGGGGAAGCCATTGCATGGCACCTGCGGGAAGTGATCGGTGGAGATGAATCACGCTACAGTCGCGTGGTGTTTAACGAAATTACCAAAAATGCCATTCGTCAGGCATTTGAAAAGCCCGGCGAACTTAATATCGACCGCGTAAATGCCCAGCAGGCGCGTCGCTTTATGGATCGCGTGGTTGGCTACATGGTCTCACCACTGCTGTGGAAGAAAGTGGCCCGAGGTCTCTCCGCCGGGCGCGTACAGTCGGTAGCTGTACGGCTGGTGGTTGAGCGTGAGCGTGAAATTAAAGCGTTCGTTCCTGAAGAGTACTGGGATCTCAACGCAGACCTGACCACGCCGAAAGGGGTGGATCTGCCCATGCAGGTTACGCACCAGGGTGATAAACCTTTCCGTCCGGTAAACCGCGAGCAGACCTATGCCGCTGTCAGCCTGCTGGAGAAAGCCCGCTACATGGTGGTTGATCGTGAAGATAAACCAACCAGCAGCAAACCCGGTGCACCATTTATTACCTCCACGCTTCAGCAGGCGGCCAGTACCCGTCTTGGCTTTGGCGTGAAGAAAACCATGATGATGGCCCAGCGTCTGTATGAAGCTGGTCATATTACCTATATGCGTACTGACTCAACCAACCTGAGTCAGGATGCTGTCAGCATGGTGCGCGGCTACATTGAAGATGAGTTCGGCAATAAATACCTGCCGAAGGCCGCCAACGTATACAGCAGCAAAGATAATTCTCAGGAAGCGCACGAAGCCATCCGTCCATCCGATGTGAAAGTGCAGTCCGAGCAGCTGAAAGATATGGAAGCTGACGCGCAGAAGCTGTATCAGCTGATCTGGCGCCAGTTTGTTGCCTGCCAGATGATGCCAGCGCAATATGACTCCACCACGCTGACCGTTGAAGCGGCAGATTTCAAACTGAAAGCTAAAGGGCGTACGCTACGCTTTGACGGCTGGACGCGAGTGATGGCTGCATTGCGTAAAGGTGATGAAGATCGCGTACTGCCAGATGTTGAAGTTGGAAGTGAACTGAGCCTTCAGCAGCTGCTGCCAAGTCAGCACTTCACCAAACCGCCTGCGCGTTTCAGCGAAGCTTCGCTGGTTCGTGAGCTGGAAAAACGTGGAATTGGCCGTCCTTCTACCTATGCTTCGATCATCTCGACCATTCAGGATCGTGGTTATGTGAAGGTGGAGAGCCGTCGTTTCTACGCGGAAAAAATGGGTGAAATCGTTACTGACCGCCTGGAAGAGAGCTTCCGTGAGTTGATGAACTATGACTTCACCGCTCATATGGAAGACAATCTCGACAAAGTTGCCAAGAACGAAGCGCAGTGGAAAGCGGTACTGGATCAGTTCTTCAGTGAGTTTAGCGAGCAACTGGCGCAGGCAGAGAAAGACCCGGAAGAGGGCGGAATGCAGCCTAATCAGATGGTGCTTACCTCTATCGAGTGCCCGACCTGTAGCCGTCAGATGGGTATCCGTACCGCAAGTACCGGGGTGTTCCTCGGCTGCTCTGGCTATGCGCTGCCGCCGAAGGAACGTTGCAAGCAGACCATTAACCTGATCCCTGAGAATGAAGTACTGAACATTCTTGAGGGTGATGATGCGGAAACAAACGCACTGCGCGCCCGTCGCCGTTGCCAGAAATGTGGCACCGCAATGGACAGCTATCTGATCGACCCTCAGCGCAAGCTGCACGTCTGCGGTAATAACCCGGAATGTGATGGCTATGAGATAGAGCAGGGTGAATTCCGTATCAAAGGCTACGATGGCCCGATCGTTGAGTGCGAGAAATGTGGTTCCGAAATGCACCTGAAAATGGGGCGTTTTGGTAAGTACATGTCCTGCACAAATGACGACTGCAAGAACACGCGTAAAATCCTGCGCAGCGGTGAAGTCGCTCCACCGAAAGAAGATCCGGTGCCGTTGCCTGAGCTGCCGTGTGAAAAGTCGGATGCCTATTTCGTTCTGCGTGATGGTGCAGCGGGTGTTTTCCTTGCGGCCAATACCTTCCCGAAATCGCGTGAAACGCGCGCGCCGCAGGTGGAGGAGTTGCAACGCTTCCGCGATCGTTTACCGGAAAAACTGCGTTACCTGGCGGATGCGCCAGCCACTGATGACGAAGGCAACAAAGCTATCGTACGTTTCAGTCGTAAAACTAAACAGCAGTACGTCAGCACAGAAAAAGACGGGAAAGCCACCGGCTGGACTGCCTTCTATGTTGATGGGAAATGGGAAGTGACTAAGAAGTAA